Proteins from one Bradyrhizobium amphicarpaeae genomic window:
- a CDS encoding DUF3971 domain-containing protein, with amino-acid sequence MPAQGASLPVDGCGPDGAQSYDGRLYREAMARNRSPQDYNPDFDRRGVQQQPQEWDDADWDPDQEAAAGHRARRLLSRSNSGFHRFGDGFGGLRRWLAADRWLKRVALVVATLAVVFVGCFGALWWRLGAGPINLDIATPWLAAAIEDNIGHGNTVEIGGTQIERAGRVRIAVRIRDIIVRDRDHAIVASAPKAEVKLSGAGLLMGHLRAESLNLVDAELAIRIAPDGTVTVSAGDTAKPLATGVASKKDAGLPPTFPRNGVPPPPFATAPANQDPSQAASQGPPQATAQSGILQGLDWLDSLSMTGLDGQNLNEIGLKNGNLIVDDQQRGSKWSFENITLSLRRPNQGGVTLSLGEEGARPWMLRATIGPAENGVRSVDIKADKVSTSNILLALRVKDLTYTADLPLTGELKGELGRDGVPTFFRGKIAVGAGNIIDTDTPDYPMAIDQAEINVEWDANRRVLVAPFKILSGANRLTLLAHLEPPNGTVNDWQLGFSGGSILLGGIDNEPPLVFNRIAVGFRFDTDHKRLLLTQADISNGEIGVAGTGAIDYSGEPRLTLGFAGTPMSASALKRMWPTLVVPELREWVIERIERGTLQRIEVGVNSPTKNLPRKGPPIPDDGLSVNIVASGVAVRPVDGMPVVHDADLKARVTGRTATVTIGQGIADTPAGRKVTISDFVFEVPDMAPKPSPSRTRFRIDGPVSAAAEMLSNDRLSDLSSTVIDPNTSKGTFTANIQLGLPVKGELTKADTTYAVTADLNGFAADKLVMNQKLEANTLKIVASNQGYQVKGDVKINGQAASLDYRKPAEGDADVKLQATLDDASRARLGFDLSPAVSGSLPIKLSGKIAGGPEQTTKLGIEADLTSVKLDNILPGWVKLPGKSGKASFKVVPTAQSTRLEDIVIEGGGASIKGSLEVDANGDLMNANFPVYSPSDGDKASLKVERSQDGVVKGTMRGDVFDGRGFLKSAISGNSKDDKTNKLKNVDFDIDVKLGAVAGFNGEAMRSVDAKMSKRNGAIKAFTLSGKVGKDTPVAADLRGGRAQGNREVIYLQTNDAGALLRFTDTYTKAVGGQMVVAMEPPTSDPNTSREGLINVRDFTVKGEAQLERVAAGAPNGTGNGVSFSALRAEFTRQNGALTVRDGVVKGPMIGATIEGSIDYPGNQVCMSGTFVPMYGVNNIFGQIPLFGIFLGANNNEGLIGVTYEVVGTPVAPVMRVNPISAMAPGLLRKIFEFNTGKQNAPFEEFPSQSNDGSTGSTRQLSSGCTLTRRSQ; translated from the coding sequence ATGCCGGCGCAGGGAGCTTCGCTTCCGGTGGACGGCTGCGGTCCCGACGGCGCTCAATCCTATGACGGGCGCCTGTATCGAGAGGCAATGGCAAGGAACAGGTCGCCCCAGGATTACAATCCGGACTTCGATCGGCGCGGCGTTCAGCAACAGCCGCAGGAATGGGACGACGCCGATTGGGATCCGGATCAGGAGGCGGCCGCGGGCCATCGCGCGCGCCGGCTGTTGTCGCGTTCCAATTCGGGCTTTCACCGCTTCGGTGACGGGTTTGGCGGGTTGCGGCGCTGGCTGGCCGCCGATCGCTGGCTGAAGCGGGTCGCGCTCGTCGTCGCAACTCTCGCCGTCGTCTTCGTCGGCTGCTTCGGGGCGCTGTGGTGGCGGCTCGGTGCCGGCCCCATCAATCTCGATATCGCAACGCCGTGGCTGGCGGCCGCGATCGAGGACAATATCGGTCACGGCAACACGGTCGAGATCGGAGGCACCCAGATCGAGCGCGCCGGCCGGGTCCGCATCGCCGTCCGCATCCGGGACATCATCGTCCGCGATCGCGATCATGCCATCGTTGCCAGCGCGCCTAAGGCCGAAGTGAAGCTGTCGGGTGCAGGGCTCTTGATGGGGCACCTGCGTGCCGAAAGCCTCAATCTGGTCGATGCCGAGCTCGCCATCCGCATCGCTCCCGACGGCACCGTCACCGTGTCCGCCGGCGATACCGCAAAGCCGCTGGCAACCGGCGTCGCCTCGAAGAAGGACGCGGGCCTGCCGCCGACCTTCCCGCGCAATGGCGTCCCGCCACCGCCCTTTGCGACGGCGCCTGCGAACCAAGATCCATCCCAAGCCGCCTCACAAGGCCCGCCTCAGGCGACGGCGCAGAGCGGCATCCTCCAGGGCCTCGACTGGCTCGACAGTCTGAGCATGACCGGCCTCGACGGCCAGAACCTCAACGAGATCGGCCTGAAGAACGGCAACCTGATCGTCGACGATCAGCAGCGCGGCAGCAAATGGTCGTTCGAGAACATCACGCTCAGCCTGCGCCGGCCGAACCAGGGTGGCGTCACGCTCAGCCTGGGCGAAGAGGGCGCGCGCCCCTGGATGCTGCGCGCCACGATCGGGCCGGCCGAGAACGGCGTGCGCTCGGTCGACATCAAGGCCGACAAGGTCTCGACCTCCAACATCCTCCTCGCGTTGCGGGTCAAGGATCTCACCTACACGGCCGACCTGCCGCTGACGGGCGAGCTCAAGGGCGAGCTCGGCCGTGACGGCGTGCCGACCTTCTTCCGCGGCAAGATCGCGGTCGGCGCCGGCAATATCATCGACACCGACACGCCAGACTATCCGATGGCGATCGACCAGGCCGAGATCAACGTCGAGTGGGACGCCAATCGGCGGGTGCTGGTCGCACCGTTCAAGATCCTGTCGGGCGCGAACCGTCTGACGCTTCTGGCCCATCTCGAGCCGCCCAACGGCACCGTCAATGACTGGCAGCTCGGCTTCAGCGGCGGTTCGATCCTGCTCGGCGGCATCGACAACGAGCCGCCGCTCGTCTTCAACCGCATCGCCGTCGGCTTCCGCTTCGACACCGACCACAAGCGCCTCTTGCTGACGCAGGCCGACATCAGCAATGGCGAGATCGGCGTCGCCGGCACGGGTGCCATCGACTATTCCGGCGAGCCGCGGCTGACGCTGGGCTTTGCGGGCACGCCGATGTCGGCCTCCGCGCTGAAGCGGATGTGGCCGACGCTGGTCGTTCCCGAGTTGCGCGAATGGGTGATCGAACGGATCGAGCGCGGTACGCTCCAGCGCATCGAGGTCGGCGTCAATTCGCCGACGAAGAACCTTCCGCGCAAGGGCCCGCCGATTCCCGACGACGGCCTCTCGGTCAATATCGTGGCGAGCGGCGTCGCGGTCCGTCCCGTGGACGGCATGCCAGTCGTGCACGATGCCGATCTGAAGGCGCGCGTGACCGGCCGCACCGCGACCGTGACCATCGGGCAGGGCATTGCCGACACGCCCGCCGGCCGCAAGGTCACGATTTCCGATTTCGTTTTCGAGGTGCCTGACATGGCGCCCAAGCCCTCGCCGTCGCGAACCAGGTTCCGCATCGACGGCCCCGTGTCTGCGGCGGCCGAGATGCTCTCGAATGACCGCCTGAGCGATCTGTCGTCGACCGTCATCGATCCCAACACCAGCAAGGGGACGTTCACGGCAAACATCCAGCTCGGCCTCCCGGTCAAGGGCGAGCTGACCAAGGCGGACACGACCTACGCCGTCACCGCCGATCTCAACGGTTTTGCCGCCGACAAGCTGGTGATGAACCAGAAGCTGGAGGCCAACACTCTCAAGATCGTCGCGAGCAACCAGGGCTATCAGGTCAAGGGCGACGTCAAGATCAACGGGCAGGCGGCATCGCTCGACTATCGCAAGCCGGCCGAGGGCGACGCGGATGTCAAATTGCAGGCGACGCTGGACGATGCGAGCCGGGCGCGGCTGGGATTCGATCTCAGCCCCGCCGTCAGCGGATCGTTGCCGATCAAGCTGTCGGGCAAGATCGCCGGCGGTCCCGAGCAGACGACCAAGCTCGGCATCGAGGCCGACCTGACCTCGGTCAAGCTCGACAATATCCTGCCGGGCTGGGTCAAGCTGCCGGGCAAGTCGGGCAAGGCCTCCTTCAAGGTCGTGCCGACCGCGCAATCGACGCGTCTGGAAGACATCGTCATCGAAGGCGGTGGCGCCTCGATCAAGGGCTCGCTCGAAGTCGACGCGAACGGCGATCTCATGAACGCGAACTTCCCGGTCTATTCGCCGTCTGACGGCGACAAGGCCTCGCTGAAGGTGGAGCGCAGTCAGGATGGCGTGGTCAAGGGCACCATGCGCGGCGACGTGTTCGACGGCCGCGGCTTCCTGAAGTCGGCGATCTCAGGCAATTCCAAGGACGACAAGACCAACAAGTTGAAAAACGTCGATTTCGACATCGACGTGAAACTCGGCGCCGTCGCCGGCTTCAACGGCGAGGCGATGCGCAGCGTCGACGCCAAGATGTCGAAACGCAATGGCGCCATCAAGGCGTTCACGCTGAGCGGCAAGGTCGGCAAGGACACGCCGGTGGCGGCGGATCTGCGCGGTGGGCGTGCGCAGGGTAACCGCGAGGTGATCTACCTCCAGACCAACGATGCCGGCGCGCTGCTGCGGTTCACCGACACTTACACCAAGGCGGTCGGCGGCCAGATGGTGGTGGCGATGGAGCCGCCGACATCCGATCCGAACACCTCGCGCGAGGGCCTGATCAACGTCCGCGACTTCACGGTGAAGGGCGAGGCGCAGCTCGAACGCGTTGCCGCCGGCGCGCCGAACGGCACCGGCAACGGGGTCTCGTTCAGTGCGCTCCGCGCCGAGTTCACCCGGCAGAACGGCGCGCTGACGGTGCGCGACGGCGTGGTCAAGGGTCCCATGATCGGTGCCACCATCGAGGGCTCGATCGACTATCCCGGCAACCAGGTCTGCATGAGCGGCACCTTCGTGCCGATGTATGGCGTCAACAACATCTTCGGCCAGATCCCGCTGTTCGGCATCTTCCTCGGTGCCAACAACAACGAGGGTCTGATCGGCGTGACCTATGAGGTCGTGGGCACGCCGGTTGCGCCCGTGATGCGCGTCAATCCGATCTCGGCGATGGCGCCGGGGCTCCTGCGCAAGATCTTCGAGTTCAACACCGGCAAGCAAAATGCGCCGTTCGAGGAATTCCCCTCGCAGTCGAACGACGGCTCCACGGGATCGACGCGCCAGCTCTCGAGCGGCTGCACCCTGACGCGGCGGTCTCAGTAG
- a CDS encoding M23 family metallopeptidase, whose amino-acid sequence MSKSSAQYSQYAQHHPHDHGRAFQRRPAIAAAAAIPLPATDDAYTIVHAGKQVRFGPVVFWIVVGTVVLLGLWSAATATYFAFRDDVLTRLIARQAEMQYAYEDRIAELRAKVDRTTSRQLLDQEQFDQKLDQIMKRQTALESRATALGAMPDVTGSIPRATPQRGDSSQVTPKPSPISDTVIFVAPPDREARLESRARTVAAPPTNQFAKNQGFDSVLVRLTTSLDQVERRQMAALSAVEEGMDSRMRRMRGVVSDLGLNLANLESAVPRTAMGGPFVPVKLTANAGPFEKQLSRINTTRAEMDRLNRTLALVPYRKPVIGEVEFTSGFGVRSDPFLGRPAMHTGLDFRAASGDPVRVTANGKVVSAGWSGGYGRMVEVDHGNGLSTRYGHLSEINVKVGEIVKIGQVVGLVGSTGRSTGPHLHYETRIEGEAVDPQKFLRAGVRLSAG is encoded by the coding sequence ATGTCGAAAAGTTCTGCCCAATATTCGCAGTACGCCCAACATCACCCTCACGACCACGGTCGGGCCTTCCAACGCCGTCCTGCCATTGCGGCAGCCGCAGCGATTCCCCTTCCCGCAACCGACGACGCCTACACCATCGTCCACGCCGGCAAACAGGTCCGCTTCGGACCCGTGGTGTTCTGGATCGTGGTCGGCACGGTGGTGCTGCTCGGCCTCTGGTCGGCGGCAACCGCCACCTATTTCGCGTTCCGTGACGACGTCCTGACCCGGCTGATCGCCCGCCAGGCCGAGATGCAATACGCCTATGAGGACCGCATCGCGGAGCTGCGCGCCAAGGTCGACCGGACCACCAGCCGCCAGCTGCTCGACCAGGAACAGTTCGATCAGAAGCTCGACCAGATCATGAAGCGCCAGACGGCGCTGGAGTCCCGAGCCACGGCGCTCGGAGCCATGCCTGATGTAACCGGCTCGATTCCGCGAGCGACGCCTCAGCGCGGCGATTCGAGCCAGGTGACGCCAAAGCCTTCGCCGATCAGCGACACCGTGATCTTCGTGGCGCCGCCGGATCGTGAGGCGCGCCTCGAGTCGCGCGCTCGGACTGTCGCGGCGCCCCCGACCAACCAATTCGCCAAGAATCAGGGTTTCGACAGCGTCCTGGTCCGGCTCACGACCTCGCTCGACCAGGTCGAGCGGCGCCAGATGGCGGCGCTCAGCGCCGTCGAGGAAGGCATGGATTCACGGATGCGCCGGATGCGCGGTGTCGTCAGCGATCTCGGCCTGAATCTCGCCAATCTCGAATCCGCCGTGCCGCGCACCGCGATGGGCGGGCCGTTCGTACCGGTCAAACTGACGGCCAATGCCGGGCCGTTCGAAAAGCAGCTCTCACGCATCAACACCACGCGCGCCGAGATGGACCGCCTCAATCGCACGCTGGCGCTGGTGCCTTATCGCAAGCCCGTCATCGGCGAGGTCGAATTCACCTCCGGCTTCGGCGTTCGCAGCGATCCTTTCCTCGGTCGGCCCGCGATGCACACCGGGCTCGATTTCCGTGCCGCCAGCGGCGATCCGGTTCGCGTCACCGCCAATGGCAAGGTGGTGTCCGCCGGCTGGTCGGGCGGTTACGGCCGCATGGTCGAGGTCGACCATGGCAACGGGCTTTCGACCCGCTACGGCCATCTCTCCGAGATCAACGTCAAGGTCGGTGAGATCGTGAAGATCGGCCAGGTCGTCGGTCTGGTCGGCTCGACCGGTCGTTCGACCGGTCCGCATCTGCATTACGAGACCCGCATCGAGGGCGAAGCGGTCGATCCGCAGAAATTCCTGCGCGCCGGCGTGCGCCTCAGCGCGGGCTAG
- a CDS encoding methyl-accepting chemotaxis protein, protein MKLLSHLTIRTKLTSMVCLAALTVTAIIGVSSVLSKSRMMEDRVQQMRTAVELLYNYAQSLQDEVTAGKLTPADAKAQFHQRGRRMNFNGNQGYPVVYNPDTSILVNGANQQLEGKITGAKDSNGVLIADAIIKAGSDTAQGGVTSYLYPRPGQTEPVRKTVFARKFAPWNATISYGLYVDDIDADIRALTLQLAAIGAGLMLLMAALSWLIARDVLSALDRQKNRMQEISAGAIDKPVEETDRGDEIGRMAETLEVLRQTALTARNLEAEQVATKTRTEQEKRDALIALADRFDASVGHLVGLMASGSGELETTAKSMSSTAEGTNRRAVVVGTAATEASQRVQTVAAAAEELSSSITEISRQVAQSAEVTGRAVDSARRTDTIVRALSDGAQQIEHVAELISSIAAQTNLLALNATIEAARAGEAGRGFAVVASEVKSLASQTAEATREIGDKIAQIQGATKEAVDAIGGITATIEEVSRIATSIGAAIEEQGAATAEIARSVSQTAEATQEVTTNIGGVSTAANETGNAAGMVLAAASNLSKQAEQLSGEVGTFLAGVRAA, encoded by the coding sequence ATGAAGCTGTTGAGCCATCTGACGATCCGCACCAAACTTACCAGCATGGTTTGCCTTGCGGCGCTCACGGTCACGGCCATCATCGGCGTCTCGTCGGTCCTCAGCAAGAGCCGCATGATGGAGGACCGGGTCCAGCAGATGCGGACTGCGGTGGAGCTACTCTACAATTACGCACAATCGCTTCAGGACGAAGTGACCGCCGGCAAGCTGACGCCGGCCGACGCCAAGGCCCAGTTCCACCAGCGCGGCCGCCGCATGAACTTCAACGGTAACCAGGGCTACCCCGTCGTCTACAACCCCGACACCTCCATCCTGGTGAACGGCGCCAACCAGCAGCTGGAAGGCAAGATCACCGGGGCCAAGGACTCCAACGGCGTCCTGATCGCCGACGCCATCATCAAGGCCGGCAGCGACACCGCGCAGGGCGGCGTGACCTCCTATCTCTACCCCCGCCCCGGCCAGACCGAGCCCGTGCGCAAGACCGTGTTCGCGCGCAAATTCGCGCCATGGAACGCAACCATCAGCTACGGCCTCTATGTCGACGACATCGACGCCGACATTCGCGCCTTGACGCTGCAACTCGCTGCAATCGGTGCCGGCCTGATGCTGCTGATGGCGGCTCTGTCCTGGCTGATCGCCCGCGACGTGCTCAGCGCGCTCGATCGCCAGAAGAACCGCATGCAGGAGATTTCCGCAGGCGCCATCGACAAGCCGGTCGAGGAGACCGACCGCGGCGACGAGATCGGCCGCATGGCCGAAACCCTCGAAGTGCTCAGGCAGACCGCGCTGACGGCGCGTAATCTGGAAGCCGAGCAGGTCGCCACCAAGACCCGCACCGAGCAGGAGAAGCGCGACGCGCTGATCGCCCTCGCCGACCGCTTCGATGCCTCCGTCGGCCATCTCGTCGGCCTGATGGCCTCCGGCTCCGGCGAGCTCGAGACCACCGCCAAGTCGATGTCGTCGACCGCCGAAGGCACCAACCGCCGCGCCGTCGTGGTCGGTACCGCCGCGACCGAAGCCAGCCAGCGCGTCCAGACCGTCGCGGCCGCCGCCGAAGAGCTCTCCTCCTCCATCACCGAGATCAGCCGCCAGGTCGCGCAATCCGCCGAAGTGACCGGCCGCGCCGTGGACAGCGCCCGCCGTACCGACACCATCGTGCGCGCGCTCTCGGACGGCGCCCAGCAGATCGAGCACGTCGCCGAGCTGATCTCCAGCATCGCCGCCCAGACCAACCTGCTCGCGCTCAACGCCACCATCGAGGCCGCGCGCGCCGGTGAGGCCGGCCGCGGCTTTGCCGTCGTCGCCTCCGAGGTGAAGTCGCTGGCGAGCCAGACCGCCGAAGCCACCCGCGAGATCGGCGACAAGATCGCCCAGATCCAGGGGGCGACCAAGGAGGCCGTGGACGCCATCGGCGGCATCACCGCCACCATCGAGGAGGTCAGCCGCATCGCCACCTCGATCGGGGCCGCGATCGAGGAGCAAGGCGCCGCCACCGCCGAGATCGCCCGCAGCGTTTCGCAGACCGCGGAAGCCACCCAGGAAGTCACCACCAATATCGGCGGCGTCTCGACCGCCGCGAACGAGACCGGCAACGCCGCCGGCATGGTGCTCGCCGCAGCCAGCAACCTCTCCAAGCAGGCCGAGCAGCTCTCCGGCGAAGTCGGGACGTTCCTGGCAGGCGTGCGCGCGGCGTAA
- a CDS encoding DoxX family protein: MNFPYLTRFQPVLLSLFRFITGLLLFQYGVAKLFKFPVLPYFANIPPLIYAAGTLELVLGALLMIGLFTRLTAFILSGEMAFAYFMGHMLKGETPVFLPLLNGGTAAILFCFACLYLSAAGGGSVSADAAMGKD; the protein is encoded by the coding sequence ATGAACTTTCCTTATCTCACTCGCTTTCAACCGGTTCTTCTGAGCCTGTTTCGCTTCATCACCGGGCTCCTGTTGTTTCAGTACGGCGTCGCCAAGCTGTTCAAGTTTCCGGTGCTTCCCTACTTCGCGAACATCCCGCCGTTGATCTACGCCGCCGGCACGCTCGAGCTGGTGCTTGGCGCGCTGCTGATGATCGGCCTGTTCACCCGCCTCACCGCCTTCATCCTTTCGGGTGAGATGGCCTTCGCCTATTTCATGGGCCACATGCTCAAGGGCGAAACGCCGGTATTCCTGCCGCTGCTCAATGGCGGCACCGCCGCGATCCTGTTCTGCTTCGCCTGCCTCTATCTGTCGGCGGCCGGCGGCGGCTCGGTCAGCGCCGATGCGGCGATGGGCAAGGACTAA
- a CDS encoding MFS transporter produces the protein MDQNTPRETTKEAPAVAATEPERSQQAAVRTALVVLALCFTLAVLGRGLSESFTVFLKPISENFGWDRAQVVSIYSLTWLISGLTAPLVGRLFDHSGPRIVYALGLFLLGAAFLIASRAQALWQFQLSIGLCVGIGVAFIGNVPNSMLLGRWFGAKLPTAMAVVYSAMGGGVLALLPASQLLIDHLGWRETYQLFGFAALGLLVPLLLLPWRMFSAGSPHVTKRSDPDFIDHGWTLPSAMRHHAFWALFSTFFFTAVGMYAIAAQIVAYLIDAGFPPLQAATAWGFSGVVLVFGMLGVSALDGLIGRRPSVLLSYAISILGIALLWLLQYYPNIILLTGFVVCFGSMMGSRGPLITATAMKIFRGKRVGTIFGTISIGSGLGSAFGSWSGGLIHDFTHGYNLLLVFALASVILGMIPFLIVPALRE, from the coding sequence ATGGATCAGAACACGCCCAGGGAAACGACCAAGGAAGCACCCGCGGTAGCGGCCACGGAACCAGAGCGCTCGCAACAAGCTGCGGTTCGCACCGCGCTCGTCGTGCTCGCATTGTGCTTCACGCTGGCAGTTCTCGGTCGGGGCCTGAGCGAGAGCTTCACCGTCTTCCTCAAACCGATCTCCGAAAACTTCGGCTGGGACCGCGCGCAGGTCGTTTCGATCTATTCACTGACCTGGCTGATCAGCGGGCTCACCGCGCCGCTGGTGGGACGGTTGTTCGACCATTCCGGACCGCGCATCGTCTACGCGCTCGGACTATTCCTGCTCGGCGCAGCCTTCCTGATCGCGAGCCGGGCGCAGGCGCTGTGGCAATTCCAGCTCTCCATCGGACTCTGCGTCGGCATCGGCGTCGCCTTCATCGGCAATGTGCCGAACTCGATGCTGCTCGGCCGCTGGTTCGGTGCAAAGCTGCCGACCGCAATGGCGGTGGTGTATTCGGCGATGGGCGGCGGCGTGCTGGCGCTGCTGCCGGCCTCGCAGCTCCTGATCGACCATCTCGGCTGGCGCGAGACCTACCAGCTGTTCGGCTTCGCCGCGCTCGGCTTGCTGGTGCCGCTGCTGCTGCTGCCCTGGCGGATGTTTTCAGCCGGCTCGCCGCATGTGACCAAGAGAAGCGATCCTGACTTCATCGACCATGGCTGGACGCTTCCGAGCGCCATGCGTCACCACGCGTTCTGGGCGCTGTTCTCGACCTTCTTTTTCACCGCGGTCGGCATGTATGCGATCGCTGCCCAGATCGTGGCCTATCTGATCGATGCCGGCTTCCCGCCGCTGCAGGCCGCGACAGCCTGGGGCTTTTCCGGCGTCGTGCTGGTGTTCGGCATGCTCGGCGTGTCCGCGCTCGACGGCCTGATCGGGCGGCGGCCGTCGGTGCTGCTGAGCTACGCGATCTCGATTCTGGGCATCGCCCTGCTCTGGCTGCTTCAGTACTATCCGAACATCATCCTGCTCACCGGCTTCGTCGTCTGCTTCGGCAGCATGATGGGCTCGCGCGGCCCGCTGATCACGGCAACCGCGATGAAGATCTTTCGCGGCAAGCGCGTCGGCACGATCTTCGGCACCATCTCGATCGGCAGCGGCCTCGGCTCGGCCTTCGGCTCATGGAGCGGCGGCCTCATCCACGATTTCACCCACGGCTACAACCTGCTGCTCGTGTTCGCACTTGCGAGCGTGATCCTCGGAATGATCCCCTTCCTGATCGTGCCCGCCTTGCGGGAATAG
- the tyrS gene encoding tyrosine--tRNA ligase, with protein MTAFKSDFLNILQERGFVHQCSDFEGLDALAAKGEATAYVGYDCTARSLHIGNYLTMMMLHWLQQSGNKPITLMGGGTTMVGDPSGKDETRAMRTVAEIEANKESIRGVFAKVLRYGEGKSDAIMLDNAEWLTRLNWIEMLRDVGRHFSVNRMLTMDSVRLRLEREQEMSFIEFNYMVCQAYDFVELAKRTGCKLQMGGSDQWGNIIMGVDLGRRMGTHQLFALTTPLLTTASGAKMGKTAQGAVWLNADAFSPYDFWQYWRNTEDADVGKFLKLFTTLPMAEIRKLEALGGSEINEAKKVLATEATALLHGRDAANEAAETARRTFEEGALAETLPTVEIPRGELDAGLGVLNAFVKAGLVASNGEARRQIKGGGLRVNDEPVTDEKMALSAANLTPEGVIKLSFGKKKHVLLKPA; from the coding sequence ATGACTGCATTTAAATCGGATTTCCTCAATATCCTGCAGGAACGTGGCTTCGTCCACCAATGCTCCGATTTCGAGGGGCTGGACGCGCTCGCCGCCAAGGGCGAAGCGACCGCCTATGTCGGCTACGATTGCACCGCCCGCTCGCTGCATATCGGCAATTACCTGACCATGATGATGCTGCACTGGCTCCAGCAGTCCGGCAACAAGCCGATCACGCTGATGGGCGGCGGCACCACCATGGTGGGCGATCCCTCCGGCAAGGACGAGACGCGCGCGATGCGCACCGTCGCCGAGATCGAGGCCAACAAGGAATCGATCCGCGGCGTGTTCGCCAAGGTGCTGCGCTATGGCGAGGGCAAGAGCGACGCGATCATGCTCGACAATGCGGAGTGGCTGACCAGGCTCAACTGGATCGAGATGCTGCGCGACGTCGGCCGGCACTTCTCGGTCAACCGCATGCTGACCATGGACTCCGTGCGGCTGCGCCTCGAGCGCGAGCAGGAGATGAGCTTCATCGAGTTCAATTACATGGTCTGCCAGGCCTACGACTTCGTCGAGCTTGCCAAGCGCACCGGCTGCAAATTGCAGATGGGCGGCTCGGACCAGTGGGGCAACATCATCATGGGCGTCGATCTCGGCCGCCGCATGGGCACCCATCAGCTGTTCGCGCTGACGACGCCGCTGCTGACGACGGCATCGGGCGCCAAGATGGGCAAGACGGCCCAAGGCGCGGTCTGGCTCAACGCCGACGCGTTTTCGCCGTATGACTTCTGGCAGTACTGGCGCAACACCGAGGATGCCGACGTCGGCAAATTCCTGAAGCTGTTCACGACACTGCCGATGGCCGAGATCAGGAAGCTCGAAGCGCTCGGCGGATCCGAGATCAACGAGGCCAAGAAGGTGCTCGCCACCGAAGCGACCGCGCTGTTGCACGGCCGCGACGCCGCGAACGAGGCGGCGGAGACCGCGCGCCGCACCTTCGAGGAAGGCGCTCTCGCCGAAACCCTGCCGACGGTGGAAATTCCGCGCGGCGAGCTGGACGCCGGCCTCGGCGTGCTCAACGCCTTCGTCAAGGCGGGCCTCGTTGCCTCCAACGGCGAAGCAAGACGCCAGATCAAGGGCGGCGGCCTTCGCGTCAACGACGAGCCGGTCACCGACGAAAAGATGGCGCTGTCGGCGGCCAATCTGACGCCGGAAGGCGTGATCAAGCTGTCGTTCGGCAAGAAGAAGCACGTCCTTCTCAAGCCTGCATAG
- a CDS encoding peroxiredoxin yields MSKKSRTKSSKTSSGSPTAKKKALKTRASIPAKPAKTPRTPASKSAVTLAKPGSHRAASKQLNSSKSVSPPAKAKSGLAEGQKAPSFRLPRDGGDVVTLADYAGQKLVLFFYPRADTPGCTREAIDFTRLAGAFAAAGTAVLGVSADPLKAQEKFRDKHKLGIPLISDETHQMLEAYGAWGEKSMYGKSFLGILRTTILVGADGKLARIWRNVRVDGHADEVLEAARSL; encoded by the coding sequence ATGTCCAAGAAATCCCGAACGAAATCGTCCAAAACGTCCTCCGGCAGTCCGACCGCTAAAAAGAAGGCCCTCAAGACGCGGGCCTCGATCCCGGCCAAGCCCGCAAAAACACCGCGGACCCCGGCGAGCAAATCAGCCGTGACCTTAGCAAAACCAGGATCACATAGGGCCGCATCGAAACAGTTAAATTCGTCCAAATCGGTATCCCCGCCCGCAAAGGCGAAATCCGGCTTGGCCGAGGGCCAGAAGGCCCCCTCCTTCCGCCTGCCCCGCGACGGCGGCGACGTCGTCACATTGGCGGACTATGCCGGCCAAAAGCTCGTGCTGTTCTTCTACCCCCGCGCCGACACCCCGGGCTGCACCCGGGAAGCGATCGACTTCACCCGCCTGGCCGGCGCCTTCGCCGCTGCCGGCACCGCCGTGCTCGGCGTCTCCGCCGATCCGTTAAAGGCCCAGGAAAAATTCCGCGACAAGCACAAGCTCGGCATCCCCCTGATTTCCGATGAGACGCACCAGATGCTGGAAGCCTATGGCGCCTGGGGCGAAAAGTCGATGTATGGCAAGAGCTTCCTTGGAATTCTTCGCACCACGATACTGGTCGGAGCCGATGGCAAACTGGCCAGGATCTGGCGCAATGTCCGGGTCGACGGTCACGCCGACGAGGTGCTGGAAGCCGCAAGGAGTCTTTAA